DNA sequence from the Butyricimonas faecalis genome:
AATATAATTGGCAAAAAACGCGGCAGAAAATAAAAAATCCAACACTCAATTTTACAAAGTGCTGGATTTCAGAGGTATAAAATTCAGTATTTTTTCACAAGGACAAATTATCTCCGACTTAAATTGTTTGTAATCGGAACATTTATTCTATTCCTGAAAATAGAAATGTATGCTTGCCGCACATTTTGGCTATCTTGCTTTTTTATCAAGGATATAGATAATGCGACATACACCGTTGGGATAGCTTTTCAAAGAGGAAAGCGTCCAGTGTTGCTCTGGCAGAGCCGACTTAAAAAAATGTCGTCCGCTTCCGGATATGAAAGGAACGGTGTATAGTATGATTTCATCCACAGCGTGCATCCGCAGCAGTCCGTTTATATAGTCTGCCGTGTCCGGTGTGGCTTCCGCGAGGTAACGGATGTTTGTGCAGTCTTTTCTCCATTCGTGCAGCATTGAAATGGAATAGTCCGGTGTCACACGGTAAAAGGCTTTCTTCCTGATTTCATCAAGACCGCAACGGTCAAGGCACAAATCCTGATGTGCTTTATCATATAACTCTGAAGAAAGACATCCGTCCATCGTCAGTACGGCGAGAATCTGAACTTTACCCATAATCGTTTCCTTTCGTTAGGCAAGGGTAAAAAAGTAGCGTGCAATTCACACTACCTTCAAGCGATGGCTCTGGTAAAGCCTTTACGGAGAGTACGTGAATGCACGCTATGCGTAAGCATAGCATAAGCATCACGCAATCGTCTCCGTAGTTCCAATTTACCAGATTTTCGCTTGAAACGCCTTGCGGTCTTATCCTATATGTTGGCGGCGAAAAGCTCCTGCCAATCGCCGTTTTTCTCAAATGTTATGCAAAGATAGCCAAATTCAGTGAATTACGGGCTATGATTGCTTGAATTTATATTTAAGTCCATACTCTTCAAGTTTGCTGTATAGTGTTGTCCTGCCTATGCCGAGCAGTTCTGCGGCGACACTCCGGTTGCCGTTTGCCTGTTTCAACGCACGCAATATCCGCTCCTTATCCTCCGCGTCATTGCGCAAGGCGAAGCTGACAGTAGAGGTCGGTTTCGTCACGGCAAGTTCCAGATGCTCTTTCATGACAACACCTTCCTGCGCCTGCAATACAGCACCCATAACTTTCTGCCGAAGTTCCCGCACGTTGCCCGGCCATGCGTGTGTCAGCAACGCTTTACGTGCTTCGGAACTGAACCCGCTCACGCTACACTCCAGCTCTCTGTTTGCCATATCACGGAAGAACTCTGCCAGCGGCATAATGTCTTCTTGACAGTCACGCAACGGAGGAACGGTTATCCCGAAGTCGTGCAGGCGGTACAGAAGATCCTGCCGAAAACGCTTTTCATTCACCGATACCTCCAAATCTTCATTGGTAGCAGCGATGATGCGGACATTGAAATTCCGGTCTGCCTTGTCTCCGACCGGGCGATACCGCCTCTCCTGTATGGCACGGAGCAACATCTGTTGGGTTTCCAACGCGAGGTTTCCTACCTCGTCCAGAAACAACGTGCCGCCTTCCGCCTCATGGAAATATCCTTTCTTGGCATTGTCCGCACCTGTAAATGCACCTTTGACGTGTCCGAAGAAAGCCGACGGTGCAAGCTCTTTGGAGAGTGAACCGCAGTCCACCGCCACAAATGGCTTGCCTGCACGTTTGCTCTTGTCATGCAACAGGTGGGCAATATGCTCCTTGCCCGTGCCGTTCTCACCAAATATCATCACGCTCATATCGGTGGCGGCTACCAGCCTTATGCGGTGCATGATTTTCTGAAAGGCGGAACCTTCACGGGCGAATATAGGCATACGGCGTTGTCCTGCCTGACGTTCTTTCAGTATGGAACGGATCAGGGGGACAAGTTTATCCTCCACAAGCTGTTTGGGAATATAGTCTATCGAGCCGAGTTTCATGCTTTCCACGGCGGTATTAACTTCGGCGTAGTCGGTCATAATGATGAAGGGCTGCATCTTTCCCTCCTTTCGCATCCAGCACAAAAGGTCTATGCCACTGCCGTCAGGCAGACGCAGGTCGGCAACCACGATATCATTATCTGTTGCCTGTTGCAGATGTTTCTTCGCGGTTGAGAGGTGGTAAGCCTTCATATTGCGGTAGCCCTCCCGTGACAGCATATTGCAGACATATTCGCAATACACGATGTTGTCTTCCACCACAATTATTTTTGTCTTATTCATCTTCGTATTTTCTCCTTTCCTCTTCTGCCAACCGTATTATTTCCACTCCCTTATCCAGCACGGCAGTCACGGCATGGCTTAACGCTTCACCATCCGGGAGAGCATCGCCACGAAGCAATCCGTAAAGTACATTCAGCGGTTGGTCGGCACGGAGCACCTCCCACGAACTGCGCAGGTGGTGGATCAGGGAATCCAGCTTTTGCAGGTCTTTTTCTTTTGCTGCATCCCGTACCGCCTGCATTTCCTTTTCTGTTTCAGTTATCAACTTTTCCAGCATGACGGCTTCATTGCCATAGGACAATAAGGCGGAAAAGTCCGGTTTCCCGTCCGGTGTCGCTTTTATGGCACACCTGTCGGAAACCTCCATCAGTTCCGATATGGAGAACGGTTTGAACAGGCATCCGGCAAAGCCTTTTGCCAATAGTTCCCCTTTGTTACAACTGCCCGAAGCGGTTGCCACAACCACCGGGATTGTTGGTGAATTGCCCACGTTGGACGAACGCAACAGTTCCAGCAATTCGAAACCGTTTATATCGGGCATATTCAAGTCTGTCAGCAACAGGCTGTATTCTTTCTGGCGTATCATTTCCATCAGTGCCGCAGCATCGGTGCAAGTGTCGCAGTGTATTCCTTCTTGGGAATACATCTCTTTCAGCATCAGAAGTAATACCTCATCATTGTCAATGGCGACAACATCATGGAATTTATTGTTATGATAAACAGGTGTATTGCTTGTATATCCAAGCTGTTCTTCAGCTTCCTGCATAGAAATTTCAACTGTGAAACGACTGCCTTTCCCTTTCTTGCTGTCTAAACGGATTGTTCCGCCAAGCATCGACACAATATTACGCATTATGGCAAGCCCAAGCCCGAAACCCTCCTTTGCGGCGGCATTTGATAGACGTTCAAACGCACCGAACGCTTGTTTCTGTTCCTCTTCTGTCATGCCTGTACCTGTATCTTCAACGACCAGTGTCAGAACTCCATTATCATATTCAGTAATCAAAGAAACACCGCCTTCTTCTGTGAACTTGACAGCGTTTGACAGCAGGTTATTCCCGATTTGTATTATTCGCTCTTTGTCGGTCAATACAATGGCATCGTGTCCAGTCTTCACGGACAAGGACAGCCCTTTGTTCACGGCAACAGGCATGAACTCCGTTTCAAGTGTGTGCGTGATTGCTGAAATCCGGCAGGGTGACAGACGGGGCTGTTCCTTGCCGTTGTCCAGGCGGAAGAAGTCAAGCAAAGTGTTAAGCATATCCCGCATACGGTCGGAGGATTGCAGTATGTTTTGGATATACTGCCCGGACTTATCCTCACACTGTTCTTTCCGTATCAGTCCGGCATAGCCTGTTATTGCTGTCAGCGGTGTGCGCAGTTCATGGGTGATAGTATGTACCGCCTTCTTCCTTGACGTTATCAGTGCCTCGTTCCGTTGTACGGATTGTTCCAGTTGCCTTATCAAATCAGTTGTCTTGTGCTTGTATTGTTTAATGCTTTTTGCATCACGATGTATGATGATGTAGGAAATTAACAACAATAGAAGAACGAATCCCATTAAACCGCCTACTTGCATAAATGACTTTTCACGCATGGCAACTATTTCGTTTTCCCGGCTTTGCAGTTCGGTTTGTACCTTTTCTTCTATTTGGCAAATCAATTCTTGCAGTTGTCTGTTAAGTTCTGCATTACGAGCTGCAAGGCTGTCGGCTTGTTCCGACAATTGGCGATCCTGCACTTTCTGTTCGCTGATTACGTTTCTATTGACCGAATGAAGGATAGTGGTTGATACTGCTGGAGTTACTTCCTTTTTTTTGCCGAATATGCCTAAGAAACCTTTTCGTTTTGGCTTTTTGGACTGTTCCTGCACACTTTTCTGTACAATAACCGGAATTTGATTGGCTATCTTCTTGTTAATAGATTGTTGTTCATCCATTAACCGGACTATCTGGAACATCTGTCGTTCCTTATCCTCTAAAAGACTGCGCACACTATCGATGCGCTCTGCTGGATAGGTGGCCTTGAAACGGCAGAGCATACTGTCCATTGCCATACGCCGTGCATGGTAATGCTCGATATCTTTATCGTTCCATTCCAGTATTGTTTCACCCAATAGAGAAAATTTTATCATTTGAATATTGATATTGTTTATTTCTTTTCGGAGCTCGTCTATTTTTTTATTGCCAAGTTCTAATGCTTCTATCTCCTGCCATTCATAGAGGCTATTATATGCCATACATCCGATAAGAATGGAGATAAGTATATATCCCAACCGTATTGCCTTATAGAAATTTCCTGACCGCTCCATTATTTTAATGACATTGATTTTTGGAACATGAATAAAAGTTTATCTTTTTCGTTCATGCGGATATTATCAGAATAACCGTCTTTTGTTATTTGATACCCACATGGCTTAACCATAAAAATGCCTAAGCCCTTAGTGTACGAACTTACTTCTGAGGCATAGTCTTTACTTGTATTTAATGGAACTTTCCCTTTAATATGACACCACTCATTATTACAACTGATGTCTTCAATCTCAGACATCAGTTTTTGCAAATCTGTAATAGCTTTGGAACTCGCTACTTGGGGTATCTGCAACTCAAAACAGAGCATCGGTTCGAGAATGTCCACACCTGACTGTTGCAAAGCCAGCCTGAAGACATAAGGGGTCAGCTGTCTGAAATCAGCAGGTGTACTTACCGGGCTATAATACTCGGCTTGAGTAAAAGTTACTTTCAGATCTGTCACTTCCCATCCATGTAAACCAGATTGGCAAGACATACGAATCCCTTCAAAAACGGCATTTTGAAAAGAATGGTTCAGATAACCATAGGAGATGTCACTTTCGATTTGCAACCCTGCCCCTAACGGTAAGGGTTCAAGAGTCAGCCCTATTGTGGCCCAGTAAGGGTTGGGTGGTACTTCGATCTGAATAATCTTATTGACCTTTTTTATAGGTCGTTCTTTGTAGATAGTCTTGATCTCATCAAAATGGACCTTTACGGAAAATCGTTCTTCCAGCAATGTCTGTATGATTTCCTTTTGGGTCAAACCATATAACGAGATTTCCAATTCATCACTATATGAGTTTATGGAAAAGGACAAAGACGGGTCTTCAATCCACAATGTATTCAGAGCGGATATCACCTTGCTTCTCTCTTCGGGCTTATTTGGCCGGACGGAGGATTTGAGAGCGGGATGCTGATGAGATAATCCTTGAATCAAACAAGGTTTAGCACCTAAATAATCTCCGATTCGAAAATCTTCTATATCTTCTACAATCGCGATATCATTGGCACCCACTTCATCAACATTTATCTCTCTGCCCTGATAAATAGTCTTTAGATTTTTAATCTTGATGAATTTTTCCGAATCGTTGATTCTTACAACGTCTCGAAGTCTCAGACTTCCGTCAATTATTTTAAGAAAACTTCTTTTATGCCCTTTGGGGTCATGCTCTATCTTATAGAGATAAGCTGAAAGTCTGTTTGAGACTGATGCCGGAGGAAGTATAAAAGAAGAAATGGCGTCCAACAACTCATTGATACCGATATTGAACATTGCTGATCCATGTAGCACCGGATAGACTTTGGCTTTTGCCACAAGAGCGATTATCGTATTCCAATAATCAGCCGGTGAAATTTCGCTATCCGCCAAATATCGTTCTAATATATCGTCGTCATGGTTGCATACAAATTCTTTGTATTCTTCCTTTATATATGTTTGGGAGCAAACCGGATAAACCGATCCATCGACAACAGTTTGCATAAACAGGACATCTTGCGACAGATTTGTTTTTATATCCATATACAAACGCTCCAAATTCACACCGGCACGGTCAATCTTATTGATAAATATAATTGTCGGGATTTGCAGCTTTTGTAAAGTACTGAACAGCAACTTTGTCTGCGCTTGTATGCCTTCCTTTGCGGATAAGATGAGGACTGCTCCATCAAGCATTTTGAATGTCCGCTCCACTTCCGCAATAAAATCCATGTGTCCCGGAGTGTCAATGATATTGCATTTCACTCCATTCCAGATAATAGATGTCGTAGAAGCCCGGACAGTAATTCCTCTACGTTTCTCTATATCCATAGAGTCCGTTATGGTGTCACCATTATCCACACGGCCGCACTTTTCCGTTGCTCCACTGGCAAACAGCAGATTCTCGGTTACGGAAGTTTTTCCTGCATCAATGTGAGCAAGAATTCCTAAATTTATAATATTCATTTGGATTAAGCAATAATATACTACAGTAGATGCATTGTCGAAACGCACCTTTTAATACCTCCTCGTAGCATATGAGAACTACAGGATTACTAACTCGTATTAATATGTATATTATTACTGCCGCATAACGATTACAAAATTACACAAAAAAATATATCTAACAAAAGTGGGAGGATTTTTTAACTTTTTACCATAGACATTTTATTAGGGAAGCGTAGGTTCAACTGGCAAGTACAAATAAGTAGAAATGTTTGAACAACACCGTTTTAGGAAGTTGAAAAATCAAGTTTCTCTCTCGGTATAGCGTTTATTTTGGCCAATATCTTCTTTAGTTTAGCATTTGTGTATTTCCCATTCGTGTTCTATTTAGCTCCTTATTATGAGTATGTAGCAAGTTACTTATCAAATTCAGCCTCTTTGAGGGTCAAATATGGTTTTGCAAATGGTGACTGACAAGACATAAACAAGGTCAGCAGGAATTTTTTACATAAATGGACATGAATGTATATAACCTAAAATAAGAATAAATTTTAATAAGGGCTGCCCAAAAAGAAAAAAATGCAGTTGCCATCCTATAGATACTTGCAGAAAGGATAAAATTTACTTTTAGACCTTTTGGGATAGCCCTTATTAATACTTCAGATAAAATTCCTTAGGTTATATTTTCAATCCTTTGGACCGGGTTTCCTCCTTGGCATACAGTCCCGGACGCCCGATTATGACATGGTTGGCAACGATACTATCCGCCGGACTGCGTATCTGCGGCGGTGCATTTTCGGGATATTGCGCCTGCCTGTTCCTCACATCTTCCGCTTCCGGCTTGAGCTGTTGCCCTTCATTCTCCTTTTCTGCGACTTCGGGCGTGGGTGGCGCAAGCTCCAGCTGAATTTTTCGGTCAAGGGCGGCAAGTTCGGACTTCAACTGCTTCAGCTCGTCCTCCTTCTTCCACACCTTACCCGCTATCTCCTGTAACTGCGGTATCTCCATCTCCAGCACCTCGTTCTTCGCCTTGTACTGGTCGATGATGGAGGGTATCCTCTCCATCGCGTTGAGGAAGTTGCGGGCGGCGGCCAACGGGTCAGCCATCGCCAGATGCCCGTTGTTGTAGGTGTACTTGTAGTTCCCCTCGACCACGAAGCGGTTGTCGGTGAACTCCAATCCCTCTTTGAGTATCCTTTCGCTCACCACCTTTATCGGAAAACCGTAAAGTTCACCGACCTGCGTGTACAACCCTCCGGTCGTGGCATTCTTGGCTATCTCCTGCAAACGCTTTCCGATGACCTTCTCATCGGCGGAATCCACTCCGTCCACCTTTATTATATTAAGGCGGTTGCCCTCCTTGTCGGTCTGCACCACCGACAGGAAGCGGTTCCAGTCCTCCGTCATGGCATCTATGAAAGCCGTGTTGTTGCGCAACTCGCCGGTCTTTGACTCCAGCTTGAACTCCGAATCACGCTTGCCCTTGTTGAACGACTTGCGTTCCCCTTCGAGCGATGCGATCCGCTTTTCCAGTTTCGCCTTGTCCAACAGGTCGGTATTGCCGGAGAGCAACGCCATGTATTCCGAGAAATTCATGCCCGATTTTTCGTCCATTGCCCCCTCGTCGATGGTACGCGCACCCATCGCACCGCTTTTGAGCTGGCTTATGAAAGTCTGCTTGCAGTGCAGGAGGTTGAACTTGTAGCTGTCCAGTGACTTCTCCACCGCGTAGATGATTACATCCACGTTGTTCCCGGCGAAATGTTTGGCAATCTCATTACCTGCCCTAACTCCGCGTCCGTCACGCTGTTGCAAGTCGGACGGTCGCCACGGCGTATCGAGATGATGGATAGCCACACACCGTTTCTGGGCGTTCACACCCGTTCCGAGCATAGAGGTAGAGCCGAACAGCACACGCACCGTCCCGGCGTTCATGGCGTCTATCACCGCCTTCCGCGCCTTGTCGGTCTTGCACTCCTGAATGAAGCGCACCTCGCTTGGCGGTATACCGTAGTCCTCCGTCAGTTTGCGCTTGATTTCCGAATAGACGTTCCACCCGTCGCCCGGCTGGTATGTCCCCAAATCAGAGAAAACGAACTGCGTGCCTTTCTGGGCGTCGTATTTTTGATAATACTCCGCGATCATCTTGGCACAGTGACTCGCTTTGTTGTCGGGATGATCTTCGTAATTCGGGTCTATCATGCGCATGTCGAGTGCCATTTTCCGGGCATAGTCCGTGGCGATGAGCATCTTCGCCTTTTCTTCCGTTTCCGAAAGCGGCAGCCTGCCCAACAAGGTGGCATCGCCCGTCTTGGCGAACTGCATCAGTTTCTGTATGAAGTCCTCCTGTTCCGGCGTGGGCGGTATATGGTGCAGTATCTCGTTCTTGGCAGGACGGTCAACGCCCACATCCTCCGCCGTGCGGTAGCCCGTGATTTCATTATAGAAGGCGGCAAGCTCCGGCACTTTGATGAAGTAGCGGAAACGCTCCTTCTGGACCACATTGTTCGTCACGTTAAATTCAAAATCCGTCGTCTTCTTGGCAAATATCGCCGCCCAAGCGTCGAAACACCTTATGTCCTGCCGTTCCAGCTCCTTCGGGCGCAGGTACTTGAACAGCAGGTACAATTCAGTCAGTGAGTTGCTGATAGTCGTGCCGGAGAGGAAGGTCGCACCCAAGTCTTTTCCTGTGCGCTCCTGTATGGTGCGTATGGCAAAGAGCATGTTAAGTGCCTTCTGGCTTCCCTCGCTGTTTCCCAATCCCGCCACACGGTCGTGGCGCGTGTTGAAAGTCAGATTCTTGAACTGGTGGCTCTCATCTATGAAGATGTGGTCGATGCCCATCTGCTTGAAATCCACCACGTCGTCCGTGCGTGACTTTATGGCGTGTTCCACCTTCTCCAGCTTCGCTTCAAGGTTGTGCTTGCGCTTCTCCAATCCTTTCAGCATCGCCCGCGACACGTTCTTTCCCTGCTGCCGTAGCACTTCGAGGTTTTCCTCCACCGTGTCAAGCTCTGCTTGCAGGATGCGCTGCTGCAATTCCGGCGACTGCGGTATCTTGCCGAACTGGTCGTGCGACATGATGACGCAATCGTAGTCGTTGTTCTTTATATTATTGAAGAAGCGCACACGGTTGGCGGTCGAAAAGTCCTTCTCCGAAGCGTACAGAATACGTGCGTTGGGATATGCCGCCTGATAGGTGGCTGCAATCTCCGCAACGTTGGCTTTCAGCCCGATAATCATCGGCTTGTGTGCCAAATTCAGACGCTTCATCTCATGCGCGGCGATGCACATTATCAGCGTCTTACCGGTTCCCACCTCGTGGTCGCAAATTCCGCCGCCGTTCTGTTTCAACATCCAGACGCAATCCATCTGTGAGGGATAGACGCTCTTGATACCCCGGCTTGCCAGCCCTTTCAGGTTGAGGTCGGGAAAGGTCTGATGGGAGCCGTCGTAGCGCGGGCGCACGAAACAGTTGAACTTGCGGTTATACATCGTCACAAGCCGCTCCTTGAACTGCGGCGACTGCTCTTCGAGCCATTCGGAGAAGCCGTTTCGTATCTCGTCAATCTTGGCGTTGGCGAGTTGTATTCCCTCGCTGTCGCGCATCTTGATGTCGTTGCCATGCTCGTCCTTGCCGATGGACTTCATCATGTCAGGGCAGGTGTTGTGCAGGGCGTGTTTTAGGAGGTGCATACCGTCATAGTTCCGGTAATACCCCTTCACCAGAAACTCGTCCGTGATTTTCATGGTGCGGTAGCCGCACACCACCGAAAACTCGTCCATGCTTGCGGAATAGGCGATTTTCACCTCCGTGTCGAACAGCCGGCTCATGTAGGCGGCATAGACACCCGTCGGAATCCAGCGTTCCCCGAAATTGAAGTCCAGATCCTCGAAGGCGATGCGCTGCGGCTCGGCATCTTTCAGAGCCTCCAACGCCTGCTTCACCTCCGGCATACGCTCATTTTCGGGATTGTCACCCATCCATGCCTCTATGCGTTCCGCTTTCTCTATGACATTTCCGGCGATGAAACGGTCTTTGATTTCGTAACCGGTCACGAGCGGATTGTAGTAGATGCGCCCTTGCAGGGCAGTGAGCAAATCCTCCGCCGTGCTGTCGGTTATCTCCCGCATATAGTCGAGATTGACCGTACCATATTTGTTGAGCGACGCAGACAGGGCTTCTTCGGGAGAGCCTACGTTGGCATGGCTCTCCACCGCGAAGGAAACAGGATGCTCGAAGATGTCCGCCTTGACGAACTTTCCGTTTTCCATCCGTTCCAGCGAAAGGATGTCGCGCCCGCCCGCATCCATCATCACTAACTTCACGTTCTGCTTGGCGTTGAGGTTGCCGTAGCGCATGACAAACTCATCGTAACAGGTATTCAGATGCTCTCGCCACGGAACATTTGCCTCGCGCCGGAGCGATTCATAACGGTACAGACGCTCGTAGGCGTCACGCAGCGACACATACAACAACGCCTTTTCCTTCTGGTATCCTTTCAGGTCGAGCGGCTGGAATGTCGCCCCGTATGGCGTGATGTCTTTCAGGTAGCCGATGTTATGACGCCCCCGGTCAGCCACCAGCGACCCTTCGCGCAGGTGCATCTCCGGCGTGCGGTGGTAGGCACGCGGAGAAAGGTCCACGACTTCCTCCTTCGGCTTTTCCGCTTCGATGTCGGGGAAAAGGAAAGTCCCCACCGCTTCCGATGG
Encoded proteins:
- the tet(Q) gene encoding tetracycline resistance ribosomal protection protein Tet(Q); this encodes MNIINLGILAHIDAGKTSVTENLLFASGATEKCGRVDNGDTITDSMDIEKRRGITVRASTTSIIWNGVKCNIIDTPGHMDFIAEVERTFKMLDGAVLILSAKEGIQAQTKLLFSTLQKLQIPTIIFINKIDRAGVNLERLYMDIKTNLSQDVLFMQTVVDGSVYPVCSQTYIKEEYKEFVCNHDDDILERYLADSEISPADYWNTIIALVAKAKVYPVLHGSAMFNIGINELLDAISSFILPPASVSNRLSAYLYKIEHDPKGHKRSFLKIIDGSLRLRDVVRINDSEKFIKIKNLKTIYQGREINVDEVGANDIAIVEDIEDFRIGDYLGAKPCLIQGLSHQHPALKSSVRPNKPEERSKVISALNTLWIEDPSLSFSINSYSDELEISLYGLTQKEIIQTLLEERFSVKVHFDEIKTIYKERPIKKVNKIIQIEVPPNPYWATIGLTLEPLPLGAGLQIESDISYGYLNHSFQNAVFEGIRMSCQSGLHGWEVTDLKVTFTQAEYYSPVSTPADFRQLTPYVFRLALQQSGVDILEPMLCFELQIPQVASSKAITDLQKLMSEIEDISCNNEWCHIKGKVPLNTSKDYASEVSSYTKGLGIFMVKPCGYQITKDGYSDNIRMNEKDKLLFMFQKSMSLK
- a CDS encoding N-6 DNA methylase, which translates into the protein MAFNRKQKLRDNIEAIRTAFILDRENRTATTEERAILQRYCGFGGLKCILNPAKELTDAVRWAKSDLELFAPTVELHRLIRENSKDETEYKRFVDSLKASVLTAFYTPKEITDTIADVLADYSVRPARMLEPSAGVGVFVDSMLRHSPNADVMAFEKDLLTGTILRHLYPDQKMRTCGFEKIERPFNNYFDLAVSNIPFGDIAVFDAEFQRSDSFGRRSAQKTIHNYFFLKGLDAVRDGGIVAFITSQGVLNSTKTSVRNELFSQANLVSAIRLPNNLFTDNAGTEVGSDLIVLQKNLSKKEMSQDERLMTVIQTDTKTALTDNAYFIHHPERIVHTMAKLDTDPYGKPAMVYLHEGKAAGIAGDLRRMLDEDFHYRLAMRLYSGSIRQAGTEEKVAVQNKVERPAIKLETVSSAQTVETPTEKPQPADEKPEIEPRPQYSAGVQLTLLDLWGMTEEVSQPKTSKKKKTVKKAVTAKSTPPKPKVTVTPTAPTAKPAMENKEVKAENTAKPADPDDIYATLDWDTNPPINGFYEMMMGLTPERRKELRELARQHKEKQVAEKTEVKAVPETSREQPRQEETQPEAVAAPAVTDTPSEAVGTFLFPDIEAEKPKEEVVDLSPRAYHRTPEMHLREGSLVADRGRHNIGYLKDITPYGATFQPLDLKGYQKEKALLYVSLRDAYERLYRYESLRREANVPWREHLNTCYDEFVMRYGNLNAKQNVKLVMMDAGGRDILSLERMENGKFVKADIFEHPVSFAVESHANVGSPEEALSASLNKYGTVNLDYMREITDSTAEDLLTALQGRIYYNPLVTGYEIKDRFIAGNVIEKAERIEAWMGDNPENERMPEVKQALEALKDAEPQRIAFEDLDFNFGERWIPTGVYAAYMSRLFDTEVKIAYSASMDEFSVVCGYRTMKITDEFLVKGYYRNYDGMHLLKHALHNTCPDMMKSIGKDEHGNDIKMRDSEGIQLANAKIDEIRNGFSEWLEEQSPQFKERLVTMYNRKFNCFVRPRYDGSHQTFPDLNLKGLASRGIKSVYPSQMDCVWMLKQNGGGICDHEVGTGKTLIMCIAAHEMKRLNLAHKPMIIGLKANVAEIAATYQAAYPNARILYASEKDFSTANRVRFFNNIKNNDYDCVIMSHDQFGKIPQSPELQQRILQAELDTVEENLEVLRQQGKNVSRAMLKGLEKRKHNLEAKLEKVEHAIKSRTDDVVDFKQMGIDHIFIDESHQFKNLTFNTRHDRVAGLGNSEGSQKALNMLFAIRTIQERTGKDLGATFLSGTTISNSLTELYLLFKYLRPKELERQDIRCFDAWAAIFAKKTTDFEFNVTNNVVQKERFRYFIKVPELAAFYNEITGYRTAEDVGVDRPAKNEILHHIPPTPEQEDFIQKLMQFAKTGDATLLGRLPLSETEEKAKMLIATDYARKMALDMRMIDPNYEDHPDNKASHCAKMIAEYYQKYDAQKGTQFVFSDLGTYQPGDGWNVYSEIKRKLTEDYGIPPSEVRFIQECKTDKARKAVIDAMNAGTVRVLFGSTSMLGTGVNAQKRCVAIHHLDTPWRPSDLQQRDGRGVRAGNEIAKHFAGNNVDVIIYAVEKSLDSYKFNLLHCKQTFISQLKSGAMGARTIDEGAMDEKSGMNFSEYMALLSGNTDLLDKAKLEKRIASLEGERKSFNKGKRDSEFKLESKTGELRNNTAFIDAMTEDWNRFLSVVQTDKEGNRLNIIKVDGVDSADEKVIGKRLQEIAKNATTGGLYTQVGELYGFPIKVVSERILKEGLEFTDNRFVVEGNYKYTYNNGHLAMADPLAAARNFLNAMERIPSIIDQYKAKNEVLEMEIPQLQEIAGKVWKKEDELKQLKSELAALDRKIQLELAPPTPEVAEKENEGQQLKPEAEDVRNRQAQYPENAPPQIRSPADSIVANHVIIGRPGLYAKEETRSKGLKI
- a CDS encoding dihydrofolate reductase family protein, which gives rise to MGKVQILAVLTMDGCLSSELYDKAHQDLCLDRCGLDEIRKKAFYRVTPDYSISMLHEWRKDCTNIRYLAEATPDTADYINGLLRMHAVDEIILYTVPFISGSGRHFFKSALPEQHWTLSSLKSYPNGVCRIIYILDKKAR
- a CDS encoding hybrid sensor histidine kinase/response regulator, which codes for MERSGNFYKAIRLGYILISILIGCMAYNSLYEWQEIEALELGNKKIDELRKEINNINIQMIKFSLLGETILEWNDKDIEHYHARRMAMDSMLCRFKATYPAERIDSVRSLLEDKERQMFQIVRLMDEQQSINKKIANQIPVIVQKSVQEQSKKPKRKGFLGIFGKKKEVTPAVSTTILHSVNRNVISEQKVQDRQLSEQADSLAARNAELNRQLQELICQIEEKVQTELQSRENEIVAMREKSFMQVGGLMGFVLLLLLISYIIIHRDAKSIKQYKHKTTDLIRQLEQSVQRNEALITSRKKAVHTITHELRTPLTAITGYAGLIRKEQCEDKSGQYIQNILQSSDRMRDMLNTLLDFFRLDNGKEQPRLSPCRISAITHTLETEFMPVAVNKGLSLSVKTGHDAIVLTDKERIIQIGNNLLSNAVKFTEEGGVSLITEYDNGVLTLVVEDTGTGMTEEEQKQAFGAFERLSNAAAKEGFGLGLAIMRNIVSMLGGTIRLDSKKGKGSRFTVEISMQEAEEQLGYTSNTPVYHNNKFHDVVAIDNDEVLLLMLKEMYSQEGIHCDTCTDAAALMEMIRQKEYSLLLTDLNMPDINGFELLELLRSSNVGNSPTIPVVVATASGSCNKGELLAKGFAGCLFKPFSISELMEVSDRCAIKATPDGKPDFSALLSYGNEAVMLEKLITETEKEMQAVRDAAKEKDLQKLDSLIHHLRSSWEVLRADQPLNVLYGLLRGDALPDGEALSHAVTAVLDKGVEIIRLAEEERRKYEDE
- a CDS encoding sigma-54-dependent transcriptional regulator, whose translation is MNKTKIIVVEDNIVYCEYVCNMLSREGYRNMKAYHLSTAKKHLQQATDNDIVVADLRLPDGSGIDLLCWMRKEGKMQPFIIMTDYAEVNTAVESMKLGSIDYIPKQLVEDKLVPLIRSILKERQAGQRRMPIFAREGSAFQKIMHRIRLVAATDMSVMIFGENGTGKEHIAHLLHDKSKRAGKPFVAVDCGSLSKELAPSAFFGHVKGAFTGADNAKKGYFHEAEGGTLFLDEVGNLALETQQMLLRAIQERRYRPVGDKADRNFNVRIIAATNEDLEVSVNEKRFRQDLLYRLHDFGITVPPLRDCQEDIMPLAEFFRDMANRELECSVSGFSSEARKALLTHAWPGNVRELRQKVMGAVLQAQEGVVMKEHLELAVTKPTSTVSFALRNDAEDKERILRALKQANGNRSVAAELLGIGRTTLYSKLEEYGLKYKFKQS